The Acinetobacter chinensis genomic sequence TGCAGGTCTTTAGATAAAATTTCATCAGAGAGTGGTCGACAGTGGACAGTAAATTCTGATCGGTCAGCATTGCGCAGACAGCTTAAACCAAGAACATGACACTGAGTTTTACTGGCAAGTTTGGATACCAGTGTAGTGGATAAAACATGCTGACGATAGAAATCTGAGTAAATGCCACCCGAAGCCTTAGGAATATGATCGGGTAAAATGACCGTTACGCCCCCTTGTTTCAGGTGCTTAAAAATAGCCCGGACACCCGTATCATCTGTAGGTACCAGTGTTGCATTGAATTTCTGACGGGCTTCCAGCATATAGCGGTTAAAGCCTTCCTCTTTTGCAGGTTTGTACATGATAACCGGATTGGCAAATACATTAATCCAGGCATTCAGTAATTCCCAGCTCCCCAGGTGAGGAACGACCAGAATGACTCCTTTTTTACTCGCCAGCGCCTCTTCAAAATAATGGGCACCATGAACTGTTTTTAACAGACTTAAGCTGTATTCGGCAGAATTTCCCCAGCATTTAATAAACTCAAGATAAGTCATGCATTGGCTGCTTAGATTTGCCTGAACCAGCTGCTGGAGTTGTTCCTGATCTAGTTCAGGATAGGCAATCTGCAGATTGACAGTCGTGACTCTGCACATGCTGGAATTAGTGCGATACAGTAACCAGGCAAAAGCAGTCGCAAAAGACTGTAAAAAGTTCAGGGGTAACTGTGCAATCAGTTTAAGGAAAAAATACATAAATAAAATTGCCTGCACGGCACATATTTTTTTGATAAAACACGGATATAAAGCCCATCTGATGCGACAGCGCAGGGAATGTTCAGAAAAGTGTTTTAAAAAATATATTAAAGTTGATATGAAACAATGAGATAAAATCTATTCATCTACTGAAAGAGCAGCTGGAACGAACTGATAAAGCAGTAAGGAAATAAGTTGTCATTGAATGAGTATAAGGGATTGATCATACATTAATTTTTTTTAAATAAGCTATCTGAATATATCATTATGCATTTATATTTCTGAAATATGTTTACTGGTTATCAGTCCGGTTGTGTGATCAATAAAAAACCCTGCACGATGGCAGGGTCTTTACTGATCTGAAAGAATTAAGCTTCTTTTGTTTCAGCTTTTGGTTTTTCACGTAAACGAATACCAAGATCACGCAACTGATTTGGTTCAACTGGTGCAGGCGCTTGTGTCAATGGACATTCAGCTGTTTTGGTTTTCGGGAATGCAATCACGTCACGGATCGAAGATGAACCAGTCATCAGCATCACTAAACGGTCAAGACCGAATGCCAGACCACCGTGAGGAGGCGCACCGAATTTCAGAGCGTTAAGCAGGAAGCTGAATTTCTCTTCGGCTTCTTCTTCACCAATGCCAAGCGCTTCAAAGATGGCTTTTTGCATTTCAAGATTGAAGATACGCAGTGAACCACCGCCGACTTCAGTACCGTTCAGTACCATGTCATAGGCAACAGAAAGTGCAGCACCAGGATTGTTCTTCACTTCTTCAACACTTGATTTTGGCAGTGTGAATGGGTGGTGAACAGATGTCCATTTGCCATCGTCAGTTTCTTCGAACATTGGGAAGTCAACAACCCAAAGTGGTGCCCACTCACAGGTTGCAAGTTTCATGTCGTGACCGACTTTGATACGTAAAGCACCCATTGCATCGTTCACAACTTTAGCTTTGTCTGCACCGAAGAATACGATGTCGCCATTTTCAGCACCAACACGTTTCAACAGATCAAGCACGATTGGCTCGATGAATTTAACGATAGGAGACTGAAGACCTTCGATGCCTTTTTCAAGTTCGTTGACCTTGATATAAGCCAAGCCTTTTGCACCGTAGATACCAACGAATTTAGTATATTCATCAATTTGGCTACGTGGAAGCGAACCTGCACCTGGTACACGAAGTGCAACAATACGACCTTTAGGATCTTTAGCAGGACCTGCGAATACCTTGAATTCAACGTCTTGCATCATGTCTGCAACGTCAACCAGTTTCAAAGGAATACGCATATCCGGTTTGTCAGATGCATAGTCGCGCATTGCGTCTGCATAAGTCATACGAGGGAATTTGTCGAATTCAACGTTTAGAAGTTCTTTGAACATCTTCACTGTTAAACGTTCCATCAGATCCATGATGTCATCGTCACTCATGAACGATGTTTCAACGTCGATCTGAGTAAATTCAGGCTGACGGTCAGCACGTAAATCTTCGTCACGGAAACATTTAGCAATCTGGTAATAACGGTCAATACCACCGACCATCAACAACTGTTTGAACAGCTGTGGTGACTGTGGAAGTGCATAGAAGCTACCGTTAGATACACGACTTGGAACTAAATAGTCACGCGCACCTTCAGGTGTAGCACGTGTTAATACTGGTGTTTCAACGTCCAGGAAACCATTTTCTTCGAAATAGTTACGGATCAGGTTGGTTAGTTTTGAACGGAAACGTAAACGGTCAATCATTTCAGGACGACGGATATCAAGGAAGCGATATTTCAGACGTACTTCTTCAGAAATGTTGGCATTCTCATCATTCAATGGGAATGGAGGAGTTTCAGACGCAGCAAGAACTTCAATTTCTTTACCTAAAACTTCGATCTGACCACTCACCATATTGGCATTTTCGGTGCCTTCATAGCGACGACGTACACGACCAGTGATTTTTAATACGAATTCTGAACGTGCTTTGTCCGCAGTTGCAAATGCTTCTGGGGTATCAGGGTCAATCACGACCTGCACAAGACCGTCACGGTCACGCATGTCAAGGAAGATTACACCACCGTGGTCACGGCGACGGTGTACCCAGCCGCATAAAGTTACGGTCTGGTCAATTTGGGCTTCAGTCAATGAGCCGCAGTAATGAGTTCGCATCATAGCGTTAGAAATCCAACTATATGGGTTAAGGAAGCGGGTACGTAAACAGCGTATCGCCTTTAAAATAAGGTACGATTATGCCTCTTTGAACGTTCAGTCTCAAGGAGCAAAGGGGAAAACTGTGATAAAACGCAAAAATTGCTGAGCTATTCCTGATCGGGATACAGGTCGCTGTGTTTTTATGGTGTGCCTGATATTCAGAATGGAAACGGGGAGTGAGCTTGTATTGCTGCAACTCAGTCCAGGTAGCCATTTTTATCCAGGAACAGAAACAGTGCAGAGCCAAAGCTGAAGACAAGCAGAGCTGCCTGAGTAAATTCGTTAATGGATTTTCCTGTAAAGAAATACAGATCAGAACGCCACAGTTCAGATGAAAAATACTGTGCATAATCCCATACCGAAAAACTGCCTGTACAGACACTCAGTATGATCAGCCAGCGGGCATAATATTTAACTCTGGACTGAACAGGTCGGTACTGACGGTAAGTTTTATAATAATGAACACACATCCACAGTAAAAAGGGCAAAGCCACAAAGGACGTTCCAATCTGAAGAACACGATGCATGGGGTAGGTTACATTGAACAGTGTTACAGGCTGACTGAGAAATTCCCTGAAGGCAAAAGTCCGAAAATCCACATGAGTCAGACCATCCCAGATAATATGTGTTGCCGTTCCCACAATGATGGCAATGACCGTCCCTGCACTGAATTTCAGCAGTGTACTGAAACTGTTCAGATTCAGACTGTGCTGTATGCCCAGGAAACGGTAAACAACAGGTCGGTAAAGCCCATACCACAGTACGCAGAATGCCAGCCCGATCCACAGGTCAATATAAAGAACAGAGCGCCATAGGTGGGTAAAGCCACTGTGATCATTGATAAAAAGGCGGATTAAATCGGGCACCATACAACCAATAGCCAAAGCTCCGGTCGGTAAGGTATACCGGCTGAGTTTGGCAAGTGGTGGGGCAAGCACGGCATGAGAAAGTGTAAACGGCATTAAAAAATCTTTGAAATACATCATGAAAGATAGAAGTGAGCTGAACAGCATAAATGAAAGATAAATGAATAAGCTGTTTTTTATTGCAAAATAATGTTTATGTTATATTATAACATTACTTTAAATTATTCATTCTGACCGCTCATGTTTTATAAGAATCTGATTACGCTTTCCATTTTTGCAATGATTGCACAGGCTGTTTTCGCTGATGAACCATCCAGACAGGCACAGCAACTGGAAACTTTACGCTTTAAAGCACATCCACTTGAACAGAGTGCCGCCGATTTTGCTGTGGCTGATACTGTGCTGAAACATCAACAGTTACAGGAAAAAGGGGTCACGATTGGGGATGCTGTTGGACAGGAAGCTGGTATTTACAGTAATCAGTTCGGCTCAGGTTCAAGCCGACCAGTTATCCGTGGGCAGGATGGTGTCAGAGCCAAAGTTCTGCAGAATACGGCAGATGTAATGGATGCATCGGCATTGTCACCCGATCATGCAGTAACAGTCGATCCTGTTCTGGCGAAGCAGGTGGAAGTGATTCGTGGTCCTTCGACGCTGCTGTACAGTGCAGGAACTGTGGGAGGACTGGTCAATGTCACGGATCAGAAAATCCCGACGCAGATGCCTGAAAAGGGATATGAAGGGCAGGTGGGACTGCGTTATAACTCAGGTAGTGATGAAAAGCTTGCAGCAGCATCTGTAACAGCCGCACTTGGTGATCAGTTTGCTGTACATGTTGAGGGGCTGAAACGAAAGGCAAATGATTATATCGCGCCTGGTTATGTCACTGAGCATATGCATGAGTCTGAAGATGCCAGTGGAAACCATATTCACGAGTTACACAGCGAAAAACATCGCAGAGTCAGCAATACCTTTGCCGAAGGTGAAAGTACAGGTTTAGGACTGTCATGGATTCATGATCGTGGTTTTGTCGGCGTTTCCTATAGCCGCCGTGAAGATCAGTATGGTTTGCCAGGACACAGTCATGAATATGAGTCCTGTCATCCGCATGATGACCATCTGCACTGTGATGGACACAGTGACCATGCCGATGGTCATGATCATTCTGCACATGCACATGATGAAGAAGATCATGCCGGTCCCTGGGTGGATCTGAAGTCTGAGCGTTACGACTTCCGTACTGAACTGAACCAGCCATTTGCAGGTTTTGAAAAGTTACGCGTACATGCTGGCTATACAGATTATAAGCATGATGAGCTTGAAGAAAATGAAGTTGCAACCACGTTTAAAAGTAAAGGATATGATGCCCGACTGGAGCTTGTTCATAACCCGGTAGCCGACTGGGAAGGTGTGCTTGGCATGCAGTACAGCCAGCAGAAGCTGAATATTACAGGCGAAGAATCTTTTCTTGATCAGAATAAAACCCAGAAATGGGGTTTGTTTGCACTGGAACATAAGCAGTTCGGAGATTTCCACGTGGAACTTGGGACGCGGCTGGATCAGCAGAAAATTCAGATTGACTCTGACCTGAAAAACTATGATGACTATGCGCTGTCGTATTCTGGAGCTGTGAACTGGGCGTTTATTCCATCTTATAAACTGTCACTGAATGCATCGCATCAGGAGCGTTTACCACTGGCTCAGGAACTTTATGCGGAGGGTAAGCACCTGGCAACCAATACCTATGAACGGGGAAATGAAAACCTGGATGCTGAAAAATCAGATAATCTGGAAATAGGTCTGCATTATGAAGGAGATCAGCTGAAGTGGCATACACATCTGTATCATAACTGGTTCAACAACTATATCTATGCAGCAACTACTTATGCCTATGAAAATTTCAGGCTTGTAGATTATACCCAGGATAAGGCGAAGTTTTATGGTATTGAGGCAGAAGCGAGCTATGCCTTTAACCCTGTGTTTACGCTGGGGCTGTCCGGAGATTATGTCCGCGGGAAAATTGACGGTATCAATGCTCCTCGTGTCCCTGGTGGACGTATCGGAACACGGGCAGATGTTAAATTCACCGATGGCTGGTCAGGTCAGGCAGAGTTTTACCATGCATTCAAGCAGGACAAAATCGCTGTATGGGAATCTGAAACAGATGGATATAACATGCTGAATATGGGTGTTTCCTACGCAGGAAAGTTCTCACAGGGCAATGATTACCGCATGTACTTCCGTGCAAACAATCTGCTGGATGATCAGGTTTATTCACATACATCTTTTTTATCCAGTATTCCTCAGGTTGGTCGCAATTTTACCGTCGGTGTTGAACTCGGGTTCTGAGAATGGTGACTGTGACAGGGGCTGAAACCTGCCTGTCACAGAATTCCTCTTGAAAAATCAGGTGATAAAACCTAGTCTGAGTACATTGGACTGGGTTTTTTCTTATGCGTATTTTTCAACGGATTCATAAGCAGCTGAACTGGTCACGCAGACGTTATGTCGGTGTGATTGTTGGGTTGCTTGCTCTCGGCTATTTTTCTTCTGCGGTTTATCATGTCTACAAACCATTACCTGAAGGACTGAATGTCACGGGTAAACTCCGACATGCTGATGTTCAGTTTATTGCAGATCAGACCTGGATCGACAGCCAGGGGAAGCAGCAGATGAATCACCAGATTTTCAGTAAAATGCTGAAAATGATTGATGATGCACAAACCACGATCGTGCTGGATATGTTCCTGTTCAACAAGGAAGTCGGTGCATCAGGTTTGGAACAGGAAAAACTGACTCAGCAACTTACAGATGCACTGATCAGTAAAAGACTGACCACGCCAGGCATTGAAATTAAAGTCATTACAGATCCTGTCAACTCGGTATATGGCGGTGTTGCGCCTGAGCATTACCGTCAGTTACGTCAGGCAGGTGTGGATGTCATGGAAACCAACCTGGTTCCCTTA encodes the following:
- a CDS encoding lysophospholipid acyltransferase family protein, whose protein sequence is MYFFLKLIAQLPLNFLQSFATAFAWLLYRTNSSMCRVTTVNLQIAYPELDQEQLQQLVQANLSSQCMTYLEFIKCWGNSAEYSLSLLKTVHGAHYFEEALASKKGVILVVPHLGSWELLNAWINVFANPVIMYKPAKEEGFNRYMLEARQKFNATLVPTDDTGVRAIFKHLKQGGVTVILPDHIPKASGGIYSDFYRQHVLSTTLVSKLASKTQCHVLGLSCLRNADRSEFTVHCRPLSDEILSKDLQLSVDTLNAEMQQMIDVAPEQYIWGYRRFRNIEGQQNVYHRPSEK
- the aspS gene encoding aspartate--tRNA ligase, which encodes MMRTHYCGSLTEAQIDQTVTLCGWVHRRRDHGGVIFLDMRDRDGLVQVVIDPDTPEAFATADKARSEFVLKITGRVRRRYEGTENANMVSGQIEVLGKEIEVLAASETPPFPLNDENANISEEVRLKYRFLDIRRPEMIDRLRFRSKLTNLIRNYFEENGFLDVETPVLTRATPEGARDYLVPSRVSNGSFYALPQSPQLFKQLLMVGGIDRYYQIAKCFRDEDLRADRQPEFTQIDVETSFMSDDDIMDLMERLTVKMFKELLNVEFDKFPRMTYADAMRDYASDKPDMRIPLKLVDVADMMQDVEFKVFAGPAKDPKGRIVALRVPGAGSLPRSQIDEYTKFVGIYGAKGLAYIKVNELEKGIEGLQSPIVKFIEPIVLDLLKRVGAENGDIVFFGADKAKVVNDAMGALRIKVGHDMKLATCEWAPLWVVDFPMFEETDDGKWTSVHHPFTLPKSSVEEVKNNPGAALSVAYDMVLNGTEVGGGSLRIFNLEMQKAIFEALGIGEEEAEEKFSFLLNALKFGAPPHGGLAFGLDRLVMLMTGSSSIRDVIAFPKTKTAECPLTQAPAPVEPNQLRDLGIRLREKPKAETKEA
- a CDS encoding DUF4184 family protein, encoding MPFTLSHAVLAPPLAKLSRYTLPTGALAIGCMVPDLIRLFINDHSGFTHLWRSVLYIDLWIGLAFCVLWYGLYRPVVYRFLGIQHSLNLNSFSTLLKFSAGTVIAIIVGTATHIIWDGLTHVDFRTFAFREFLSQPVTLFNVTYPMHRVLQIGTSFVALPFLLWMCVHYYKTYRQYRPVQSRVKYYARWLIILSVCTGSFSVWDYAQYFSSELWRSDLYFFTGKSINEFTQAALLVFSFGSALFLFLDKNGYLD
- the znuD gene encoding zinc piracy TonB-dependent receptor ZnuD, translated to MFYKNLITLSIFAMIAQAVFADEPSRQAQQLETLRFKAHPLEQSAADFAVADTVLKHQQLQEKGVTIGDAVGQEAGIYSNQFGSGSSRPVIRGQDGVRAKVLQNTADVMDASALSPDHAVTVDPVLAKQVEVIRGPSTLLYSAGTVGGLVNVTDQKIPTQMPEKGYEGQVGLRYNSGSDEKLAAASVTAALGDQFAVHVEGLKRKANDYIAPGYVTEHMHESEDASGNHIHELHSEKHRRVSNTFAEGESTGLGLSWIHDRGFVGVSYSRREDQYGLPGHSHEYESCHPHDDHLHCDGHSDHADGHDHSAHAHDEEDHAGPWVDLKSERYDFRTELNQPFAGFEKLRVHAGYTDYKHDELEENEVATTFKSKGYDARLELVHNPVADWEGVLGMQYSQQKLNITGEESFLDQNKTQKWGLFALEHKQFGDFHVELGTRLDQQKIQIDSDLKNYDDYALSYSGAVNWAFIPSYKLSLNASHQERLPLAQELYAEGKHLATNTYERGNENLDAEKSDNLEIGLHYEGDQLKWHTHLYHNWFNNYIYAATTYAYENFRLVDYTQDKAKFYGIEAEASYAFNPVFTLGLSGDYVRGKIDGINAPRVPGGRIGTRADVKFTDGWSGQAEFYHAFKQDKIAVWESETDGYNMLNMGVSYAGKFSQGNDYRMYFRANNLLDDQVYSHTSFLSSIPQVGRNFTVGVELGF